Below is a genomic region from Papio anubis isolate 15944 chromosome 14, Panubis1.0, whole genome shotgun sequence.
CCACAGGTCCCAGGACCCCGCCCAGCGCGCGCGCTCCGCCGCCAGGCCCCGCCCACGGTCGGCGCCTTCTTGGCCACAGGCTAGGTTCTCCGTGGGGCAGACCCAACGCCTCTCCGCCGTCCTCCCCCGAACTGGTGGTTACGCAGGCCGCGAGTTACCATGAGCACGGCTGGGATGCTGACGGGGAAAGAGGTGACGGAGAACGGGGACGGCATGGTGCCGAGAAGGCCGCCCTCACAGCAACCGCCGAACCCGGCCTGGCCGCAATCCACGGAGGAGGGCGCCAAATCTTCTCTCGTGAGATCTGCGCTTCTCACGAAACCTGCGCTTCCTTCTCGCGGTAATTTCGTGGCGTTTGCTAGCTCCAGATATCGCGATAGTTCCAGGTGTTCGTTGTAGTATGGACAAATTACTGTCGTGCGGTGGCAGTTGTGCTCGCTCCGCCGGGAGGCCCAGGGCGTCTTTAGTGCTTTAACAGAGGAGCAGGCGGAGGCGGGTGGGGCTTGGAAGGCTTGTTTCAAAGGATCGGGGCGCTGTGCCGTCACGCCAGCCTCTGTCCCACCTGGGACTCCCTAGAAGGGTCAGTGAGGACGGTGTCCGCCCCAAGACCCCGCAGGAGCTGGGGACATTGCCCACTCCTTGGACCCTGCAGGACCTGGGAAGGTGTCTGCTCTTGGGATGCTCAGGGCAGTGCACTCTTGGTCTGGATCAGCTTAGGGTTATCTCTCTTCGCTTTGGAGATTTACCAGGTGTTTTTAGCTCCATTTCCTTGTTTAAcgacagatataaaaatataaagttaagtTTCTTACAGcgaatttcttttttccctttattttaacatttataaccCAACTTTGAGATtttcaaattaaacattttattattttaacatcatGAATTATTAAGTGTATATGCTTTCATTGCATATGTTAGCTCTTGAACTAGTTTAATGTTTGTAAAAATAGTTCTAgtggtgaacttttttttttaatagctttaacCCCTCCCAGATCTTTCTTAAAATCTTTCCACAGTGTAGTCATTTCTGCTCATGCTACTTAACATGCATTCTCTCATTTCAGCGTAGAAGAAGGTCATGGTTTCTTATGggaaaacatttctttcattgatatttttcGGCATTCTTCCTATATTCAACTCCAGGAACATCCGTTAGGTGGATAGTGCATCTTCCTCTCTTTTGTGTTTCTCAACCTTCCTCTCAAAACATCACGTCTGTTGTTGCTGAGTTTCGGAAATCTCGGCCttggccttcctttttttttttttttttttttggtgtctcgctctgttgcccaggctggagtgcaatggtgcgatctgggctcactgcaacctccgcctcccgggttcaagcgattctcctgcctcagcctcccgagtagctgggattacaggcgttcgccacctcgcctggctaattttgttttttttttttttgtacttttagtagagacggggtttcaccatgttggccaggctagttttgaactcctgacctcaagtaattcacccgcctcagccacccaaagtgctgggattacaggcatgagccacggcgcccagccggTGTGATAGTTTTCACCTGTGTCCATTTTCACTCCCCTGTGCTTGTTCAGCTATTTTCAACAGGACCTTTCAGTTACAGGGAGTAGATCTGTCCTCTTCAgttcagcctgttactgtgtatCTCCCTGATGATATTTCGTTACTATGTGAAGCATCACTCTATTAATTTCCATGGGTTAGTTTCATCGTCAGTCCTGTCTGGTGCCTGCCTTTCTTTTGTGGGGTCTGTTTTCTTGTAATTTCGGGTCAGACTCTTCTAGCTGTTAATATTAACCACAGCCTATCTATGGTCACTGGGATTTTTTCTCCTCAtcttcccctcagcctcccctcccaGATCTTTCACATGTGCGCCCTGGCACCCACGCTTCCAAAATTGTTAAAACTCTGCCCCTCAGCAGCTTCACTCTGTCCTAGGACATTCATCTTCCACATTTCTCCTGCCCCGCTGTTCTGAACAACGGTAGGCTGCCGGACATTTAGACGTGAAGCTCGTGAAATGTCGCCAATCTGAGATGTGCTTTAATTTCAAACATACACCATCTTTCAAAGACTTTgtaccaaaatgtaaaatatattatcaacAATTGTATTATTTTGCTTACATgttgaaattaatattttggaCATACTGgaccaaataaaatatatcaataaaattaatctttttctctttactaTTTTAATGTGGCCACTAGAACATGGCCTACTCTCTGTGTTGGTATGTGAATGCTGACCTGGACTCTATTCCATTTACCTGGAATTTTATGCTTTCAGAAAGGACTGAATAAATCCGTGACCAGAATAAAGAAgactcagttttatttatttcgttgccttgccttgccttttcccttccccttccttcgctttcctttccctttcctttcctttttttttttcttttttcttttttttgcgttttgctcttgttgcctaggctggagtgcaatagcagggtctcggctcactgcaacctctgcctcccggattcaagcgattctccctgcctcagcctctcaagtagctgggatcacaggcatgtgccaccacaccgggctaattttgtatttttagtcgacacggggtttcaccatgttggccaggctggtctcgaactcctgacctcaggtgatctgcctgtcttagcctcccaaagtgctgggattacaggtgtgagccaccacgcctggcccaattttgtttatttctaaaatagcTTCACAAGTTGATTCACTTATATTTAATCCACATACAATTGATTTTCAAGAGCTTTATTAATGGGTAAAATACATTTGTGAGCTGTAATGTATTCTACAAATTAAAGCCAGTACTTGATAGCTCTCTTGctctctgtgttgctcaggtcCCAGCAGGCAGCCGATTGTTTAGATGGAGAGACCACAGGGGAGAGCTGCCCATTGCTGTGGGGGCAATGAGGAGTTGTGGAGGAAAGGAGAGGCACCAAGACCAGGTCTGTGTCCTGTGACCCAGAGGCAGCCTTGGGAGGGGTGTCTGTCTAGGAAGAGCCCCCTCCTCAGGGAACTCTGAGGGGCACAGATATCCCACAGGCACCCTCAGAGCAGCTCCCTCGAGACCCCAGTGTCTGTATCTCCACCACCTCCCGTCAGCAACTCTTCCATCTTCATGCCGGCTCCTGAGCAGCCCTTCAGGGTCAGGGTCACAGGATCTCTGCCTGGGGACCCTTCCTGCATTCAGTGCAGAAGCAGGTGGTGCCCTCGACGTTCTGCTTCACATTGTGATGCTCATTCCGCGACCTTCAGGGTCAAGCTGACATGCGCCGTCAGCTGCCCAGGGTCTGTGTGGCCTCTACCCATCTGCACACCAGGTGTGGCACCTGCACCTGTCCTGCGAACCAGCTGCGTGACCTGCATGCGTCCACTGGTGCAGTTGGGAGGAAGGCCAGCGCCCAGGTGGGCACACAACACAGGCCCCGTCCCTAGCGTTGATAGTCGGTCAGGAAGTGTCCAGGCCATCACCTGGGCCCTTGAGCCCTCAGTCACTACCCAGAGTGAGTCAGGACCTGCTTCCCCAGGAAGAGGAGCCCGGAGCACCGGAGGCTTCGCCGGCTCTACCTGGGACTGCACACAACACCATGCAGAGACCCTGCAGGCCAGGGCCGCCATTGTCCTCCACAGTGAGGCTGTGGAATCAGGGCCCCCGTCCCAGGTGCCCAGGGCCATGAGGACCTGTATCTGTGCAGATGTCCCCCTGGAATCGGGGCCAGGTGGGCACCGCCACGAGTTCACCATGGCTTGTGTTTTCCACGTTGTGGAAGTCAAGTGTTGCATGGTCTGTGTTTTGGTGATGGTAGTCGGGGTCCTAGCTCCAGGGTCACTAATTTGGTCCTTCTACTGCAATAGCAAGTGCTTGGGGATTAGTGGTCCAGGACCAGGGGACACTGCAAGTGACCGGGAATGTCTGCTCTGGTATTGGGAGGAGCCACAGCCAGGCCGACATGGGCAGGATCCCCTGGACCTGGCCTCCATAACCCCATGCCAGTGGGGTGCCAGGTGCAGACCCCTGGGCTGGTGACAGCTCAGACAGTGCCAGGAAGCCCAGGAGGGTTGGACCCTGGGGGACGGCAGGGTGCATCTCAGGAAAGGTTTAAACACTGTAGCACACCCAAATAATTATGTGAGCCCAGAGGGTTCATTCCTGAAGACATCATGGTCAATAACATAGATCCCTGAGATCCCTGAGAGCCGGACTCTGGGCGAATCAGGCCATAGAAGTGCCCTGATCTCCACCACTGTGTTCTCCATTTATCCCCATTGAACTTGCCAAGCTCAGCAACAGCCTGCAGGACACTGACCTCACGGGTTGGGTCCAGGACCCCAGGGGGCTTCTATGCGGGTTCCTGGTTCCTGGTTCCTCCCTTTGTGCCTCTGGGTCCAGGACCCCCGGCGGCTTCTGTGGGGGTTCCTGGTTCCTCCCTCTGTGCCTCTGGGCTGCACCAGTTTGACCTTAACGTGTAATCTGGTTGCTCTGTCAGTTTATACAATGCGGTTTACAATAAAGCATTTGACAGTAATGCTTAATTTATCATTTCCAAAGCTCTTATTCCTTTCTGAACATTCTCAGGTGGTATCATTTCCTCTCAGACTAAAGTTAGCATCCCATGCAGTTCAGTTCTGTGGGGGATGAATCGGCTTCATATGAAAAATGGTCTTgttttgtcttcatttaaaaagataGTTGTGCTGTGAATTGTCGTTgaatactgtttttctttcttttctttcagcacgtGAGAGATATTCCACAGCCTTCTGTCTGCCATAGTTTGTTGTAGAAAAGCAGTGATGTTTCTAATCCTCATTTTCCCACGGATATtgtgtcatttttctgttttcagaataTTGTCTTTATCTTGGTTTCAGCAGTTTTACTACGATGTGCCTAGaattagttttctttgtattcatgTTGCTTGTGTTGGATAAATTTCTTGATTGTGtgaatttatattgttaaattttagcatgatttcttcattttttttctctcattcttttttttcctttattagatGAAGACTGAACATTAGACTTCCCACGATTGCAGAACTGACCTTCGCTGCAGCTGTAAAATCGCGGCAAGGCTGGATTCATCCCGGCAGTGGGTGCAGGCCCTAATTCCCGTCACTGAGCAGGGATAAGGCAGGAAGCTCTACCTCTGATTACAGTAAGGGAATTGTTCTGATTCTGAGTGTGTCTGTTCGCTAGAGTGGGCCGCACTTCCCTGGTTCTGCAATTGTGGATCATTTAGCATGACTTGTTGGGCATTGCAAATGTCATGTCGTGGAGAGTCTAGGCTctgttattttttccatttgtgtgtgtgtgtgtgtgtgtgtgtgtgtgtgtgtgtgtgatggggccATTAAGTTGGTTTGACGAACTGCAAACTATGCCTGTTGAACCGCAGCTGAATTCTCAGTTTGGTTCTTTTATCCTTGTGTTTCGTGGAGTTTGCGTCACACATTCAAGGTTCAGATGTCAACTGAGTTCTGGGCAGAAGTTATACACAGAATTTGGGGTTCTCTGTCTCTgattctccccttccttctcaaGTTTTAGCAGGCATGTTCCCAGTTTCTTCACGAGGGAAAGACCAAGGGTTTTCTGTTAGTGTTTTGGCAACTCTGCATTGCATGGCGTCAGACTCACCCCTAagctaaaaaccataaaaaccctctttccctttgtttcttcCACACATCACACTCCCCTTCCATAATCCATGCTTTTCATCCCCATTCACTGCCTTTAGggagttaattttatatttgttctttgtCTATAGATTTCCCTTGCAGGAGAGTGACATTAGACGGGCTGACTTGACCACCATGGGAAACAGATACCCAGAGATGGACACATTCCCTAAATGCTTCTATGCTGCCCTGTGGGAGAGGTTATTCTActcacatgaggaaactgaggctcagaagtaGCATCCTTTGCCTGAAAGGACTAATAGCTCATGAGCGCTGGAAGCGTGGTTTGGTGTCTGACTTGGCCAATTCCAAAGCTGGTATGATTTTCACCAGCACTCAGATGCATTCTTCCCTGAAGTGACCCTCCCTACCCAAAAAAAAGCTatccctcccttttcctcttaGAAAATTCTTTTGTATATTAGGAAATTATTAGGAAATAATCATTTCTCTCCAAAAGTAACACACTGAGGAGGCAATATCTGAGGGTTTTGCCCAAATATGGCCTTTCAACCTCTGAATTAATGCCTCCAGAAATTCCAGGATGTTTGTTCATAGCATTTTTATTCTAACCCTCCTTAATCAGTGAAACGGTTtgtctgtgtccctacccaaatctcgaattgtagctcccataatccccatgtgtcatgggagggaccccatAGGTGGTAATTTAATCAAGGGgccagttaccctcatgctgttctcctgatagtgagttctcatgagatctgatggttttataaggggcttttcccactTTTGctgggcacttctccttgctgctgccatgtaaagaaggacgtgtttgcttccccttctgccatgattgtaagtttcctgtggcctccccgttcctgaggaactgtgagtcaattaaagctcttttctttataaataaccacgtcttgagcagttctttatagcagcatgagaatggactaatacaatgggtTAGAAACATCAAGGACTCCAAAGCAACTTTTCTGATCCCTGAAAATGGCAAGGTTTGCAACTTCCTGCCCGTGTCTGTTCTATGCCTGGCCGTCtggctgtgcccagcctatacaGGCTGGACTCATCTTTCCTCCTGTTTCTATGGCAGCCCTCTCAGAGAGCCAGCAGGGGCACATCTCTGCTCTCCTATGACCTTGAGGCCTCTGGCTACCTTCAAGGCAgccacttttattttctctgacaaTTCAGGGCAGGTAGGGAAGACTTGTGGGTGTCCCAGGCTCTGGGCAATGATTACTGGGGTTTACCATCCTACTTGTTTGTAATGCACTATAGCTCACTCAAGCATAATTTTAAATGCAGTAGTTAAATGGCAGTGACATTTCCAGTTCCACTTAAAGCAATTATAGCTCATTCTGACTGAATTAATAGGCCCAGGCTACCCTGCTGGCTGTGGTTTACCCTGTGTTCACTTAGGGGTACCTGCTGTTCTCTTGGCATCACAGAGAGACACAAGTCCCCAGGATGGATGGTACAAGTATGAAATGCCTGTTTGAGATGAGAAGCCAAAATCAGCAGGGGATTATTCCTGAGCCTTTAATATGCAGATCGGCCTTTGGAGTTCATTGATTGTTAGGGCAGTTTCTCTGACATAAAAATTAGTGTTCAGAaatttgcacacacacagagaatgaaGCTGGCAGGATTTAACCTGCCCAGTGTACATTTCTCTTCGGTTCAAATTCACATCTTGACATATGTTGATGAGTTTAGGCTGATGTGTCTTGTAATGATGTTGGAATTCAGGGAAGTTTATGCTAATCTTCATGTGAAGTGGTCCTTCCGTAGGAATTGCTGTGGTTCTCCGACTGACATTCTACACTACTGTGTGACTTCCTGGGCCACTATCATGagacactacagcctgggcagcttaaacagcagaaactgACTtctttacagttctggaggccagcagTCTAATATTAAGACATTGACAGGTTGGTTCTTTCAGAGGCCTTTCTCCTCGGCTTGCAGACATGTCTCCTCCCCATGTCCTCACAGGGTCAGccccctgtgtgtgtctgtgttctgatcttgtaaggacaccagtcacgtAGGATCAAGGCCAACCTTTATATACTCATTTAACTCACGTTCCTTATAAAGGCCTCATCTCCAATCACTGTAGCCTTCTGAGATGCAGGGTTTGGACCCtgacatataaatttggggacaCAAGTTGGCCCACAACACCACCAAGGGTACCACTGAGCACAGACAGAACTTGgttctctttccattttcttctctcaaaTTTTATAAGCGTGTGGAATATCAAGAAGAAAATGGACCTTAGATCAGGGAAGATTTTATGTGAATATGAGTTCTCTCACTTGGAATGACCTTAGAATACTAGTTTTGATTATCAAAGCCTCAGCTTGCCTGTGTGAGAATGAGGACAATAATACTTTTCTAATGGGTGGTTTTAAGGATTTGGGATGAAATGCCTTAAATGCCCAGCTCTGTGCCAGACACATGGCACATGCTTAATAAGGACCAACCATTAGGACTGGAATGTTGCCTCCTCTAAGGATAAAGGTGTTTATCCTGCTGTTCTCAGGGGGTCctctttttatctcttctttttagtGCATGAGACCAACActgtttatttacaaatattttctgcacATGTTGATATAATGATGATGGAAAACACAGTattgcttcctttattttttgggtggtgatatggtttgactttgtgtgttctcacccaaatctcatgtcaaattgtaatccccacatgtcagggaagaaacctggtaggaggtgatgggatcatgggggAGGATTTCCTCCATGCTGGTCTCGTGAGCTCtcatgagttctgatggtttaaaagtgtgacaCTTCCCaccttactctctctctctcttactgcCATGTAAGTAAGACATACcatgcttccccttcaccttccaccatgattgtaagtttcctgaggtctccctagccatGGAGAACgatgaatcaattaaacctattttctttataaattacccagtctcaggtagtttttttatataaaagggtgaaaacaaactaatacagaaaattggtaccagaagtggggtACTGTTATACAGATACCCGAAAATGttgaagcagctttggaactgggttaCAGGGAGAGGTtgcaacagtttggagggctcaggaaaAGGCAGgtagatgtgggaaagtttggaacttcctagagacttgttgaatggttttgaccaaaatgctcatagtgatatggacaatgaagtccaggctgaggtgatctcagatggagatgaggaacttacacagaactggaataaaggtcactcttgctatgctttagcaaagagactggtgacattttgcctctgccctagagatttgtggaactttgaatttgagggagatgatttagggtatctggcagaagagaTTTCTAAGGAGCAAAGTGTTCAACATGTGACTTGGATGTTTCTAATGCATATAGTCATATGCATCACAAAGAGATCATCTAAAATTGGagcttatgtttaaaagggaagcagagcatttgaaaaatttgcagcctgacactatgtggcaggaaaagaaaaacccattttctggggtgAATTTCAAGCTGCCATGttcagaaatttgcatatgtaatgAGAAACCAAAAGTTAACGGtcaaaacattggggaaaatgtctccaggacctGTTGGAGACCTTTACAGCggtccctcccatcacaagcccagagaCCTGGCAGGAAAAAGTGTTTTTGTGGGCGCAGCCCAGGGCACAGAtgttctctgcagcctcaggacagggtgccctgcatcccagccactccagctgtagccatgactaaaaggagccaaggtacaACTTGCgacatggcttcagagggtgcaagcccaagCCTTGGCATCTTCCACATGGTGTAGGACCTGCTGGTTTGCAGAAAGCAAAAATTGAGGTTTAGGAACCTACTCCTAGATTTGAGAGGATgaatggaaacacctggatgtccaggcagaaggttttctgcaggggtggggccctcatggagaagcTCTGCTAggtcagtgcagaagggaaatgtgggtttggagcccccacaaagagtccctgcctagtggagctgtgaaaagagggccaccatcctccagaccccagaatggtagatccactgacagcttgcactgtgtacctGTAAACACTGGAGGCACTCAATACCAGCCCATGAGAGAAGCTGTgggggctgaaccctgcaaagccatgaGGTGGAGCTACTCAAGGCCTTGGAAGccaacctcttgcatcagcatgccctcaatgtgagacatggaatcaaaggagactattttggagctttaagatttaatgactgccctgctggattacGGACTTGCAtgggggcctgtagccccttcattctggccaatttatcccatttggaatggaagCATTTACTCAATGcgtgtacccccattgtatcttgaaagtaactaacttgtttttgattttataggttCATAGTCAGAAGGGAATTGCCtggtctcagatgagactttggacttggaattTTGAGTTCATGCtggaattagttaagactttgggggactgttgggaaggcatggttgattttgcaatgtgagaaggacatgcgATTTGGGAGGGTGCAGGgttggaatgatatagtttggctctgtgtccccacccaaatttcatgtcgaattgtaatcttCATGTGTCAGGAGatggacctggtgggaagtaattggatcatgggggtggatttcccccatgctgttctcataatagtgagagAATTCTCACGAGATCCAATGGTTTaagagtgtggcacttcccctgccactcctgccatcatgtaagacatgccttgcttcccttcactttttgccatgattgtgttttctgagatctccccagccatgtgtaactttgggtcagttaaacctctttataaattacctagtctctggTAGTGgtagttctttatggcagtgtgaaaacagactaatatagatgTCATTATTTCCAAATAGTCACTTGGCAAAATCATGGCAGCTGATGAAATGCCCATGTTAGAGGCCAGAAGAAGTCATAGTCCagtgtcatttttgtttgttatacAGATGAAGGGATTAAATAAATCCTTCCTGTTAATACTCCCGTCTCTCCAAAATACCAAAAAGTGTTTAGGAACAGAGTTCAATAAGTCACTtacagaaaagaataataataatgatatatcACTGTAATGAACATTAGAAATATATACCATACAAATAATTACTCACTGgccaatatttaaataaaggtGCTGTTCCTGTTCTTTGATATGGGTTGATGACTAGAAGTAGGAATAGTCTTTGCTACTTAAACTTCACCTAAAATGTTTCTCAGAGATTCCTAATTCAAAGTGAACATAACtttaaagatacttgaaaaattATCTTAGTGTAGGCTATTTCtaagttacatatttatttatttatttattttggcttttccTTTAATCAAAATGTACTCCAATATTTACAAATCTTTCCAGAGTATTCAATTTAGTCCTTGCTCAGGAATTATGAATATTAGTATTTAATTCAGTTAAATGATATAATGACAAGCAAAACTATATAAATTGGCTTGGGAAGAAATACAGCATACTTTCCATAAATAGGTGAATCCCTGGCTAGGAATACACACAT
It encodes:
- the LOC103876662 gene encoding uncharacterized protein LOC103876662; the protein is MPAPEQPFRVRVTGSLPGDPSCIQCRSRWCPRRSASHCDAHSATFRVKLTCAVSCPGSVWPLPICTPGVAPAPVLRTSCVTCMRPLVQLGGRPAPRWAHNTGPVPSVDSRSGSVQAITWALEPSVTTQSESGPASPGRGARSTGGFAGSTWDCTQHHAETLQARAAIVLHSEAVESGPPSQVPRAMRTCICADVPLESGPGGHRHEFTMACVFHVVEVKCCMVCVLVMVVGVLAPGSLIWSFYCNSKCLGISGPGPGDTASDRECLLWYWEEPQPGRHGQDPLDLASITPCQWGARCRPLGW